TCGATCAGAGGAGCGTCGGGCGTCGGGACGGGTGGCGGGGTTGTGGTGGTGATGGTGAGGCCGCCATGGGTGATGATGGCGGGGCTGATTTCGACATCGCCGGTGACGACGATGCCGCCCGAGCGTGAGTTGACGACGACCATCGCGGGGAGCCCGAGCATTGTGGTGTTGATTTCTGCGCTGAGGACATCGCCGACAAATGCGGCAGGATTTGCGCGTTCGTTTTCGGGGATATTGATGCGGATGGCGCGTTCGTTGAGCACGACTGCTACGGGTTCGGAGAGTTTCTTGGAGGTGAGGAGGTATTGCTGATTGATCTGGCTCGCGACCTGGGAAGCGGCGGTCCAGCCTGAGAAGTGTTTGTGGATGATGAGGTCGAAGGCGTGGGTGACGGCTGGAGTGGTGCGGATTGGGCGGACGATGCGTGCGCCGCCACGGACGCGTGCGACCGTGGGGGTTGCGGAGTCCTCGATGATGATGGTGCCTTGTGCGAAGGCGTAGACCTCGCCGCCGGGGACAGCTGCGGTGAGTGGTGCGACCCAGAGTTCTCCGCCTCGGAGGCTGGATGCGGAGTTGATGACGGAGAGTTGGATGTCGAAGGTGTCGTCGACTTCTGCCCCGGTATCGGGGATGACGCAGGTGACCATGACGAGGGCCATGGATTTGGAGTTTCGGAGTTCTTCGAAGTTTGGGATCTGATTGCCGAGGTTTGCGAGAGTTTGGGCGAGAGGGCGTGCGAGGACGAGATCTTTGCCGGAGTCACCGGTGCCGGAGAGGCCGCCGACGAGGGCGATGCCGTGGAGGATTGATTCGCCTTGACCTTTGATGCGTGCGATTTCTCGGACGGTTGCGGGGTGAGCGCATGCTGTGCATACAAAGAGGAAGAGAATGGCGAAGAGAGCGCGGTTGTTGCGCATTGGTGGTGCTCCGGGTTGGTCTGGTAGGGGGAAACGCGAATGGTGTGCCATGCGGGTGGATGCTGCCACAGTCGGGACGGGGATAGTCCGATGAGGGATGTGAGTCGGTCTATCGGAGGACGGAATGGCAGGGGAACCGGCAGAGATGAGTACAAGCCGGGGATCGCGGCGGGAGTCGGTGTCGGCGGCCAGGCTGCTGACGGTTATCGGCGTTTTGTCGGTGATTGCAGCGGGTGCGGCGGGTGTGCTGTGGGTCTGGCGTGAGAGCGGCGAGATTGCGATCGAGTTGATCGGCGTGTGCGTGGGCGGGGCGATTGCGGTCGGCGTGTGTGGCGCGCGGGTCATGCAGCGTGGACGTGCGACTGATGCGGTGAGTTCGTCGCTGCGGGCGTATGCGGGCGGGGTTCGTGAAGTTGCATGCTTGTCAGTGGCAGATTCGCTGGGGCCGATCGGTGCGGCGTACAACGCATTGCTTGCCGAGCGCGATCGCATAGAGGCAATCGAAGCGGCAGAGGCACTCGCGCGGGTCGAGGGCGAAGAGAGGAGTTCGGCTGAAGGGCTGCAAGGCGCGCTTGATGCGATGTGGAGCGGGGTGATGGTGTTCGGGCGCGATGGCTTGCTGGAGATGATGAACGGCGCGGCGGGGGTGTTGCTTGGGATCAATCGGAGCGAAAGTGTTGGGCAGGGCGTGCGCGTGGTGATGCGCGATGAGAGCATGGCTTCGGCGACTGAGCGTGTTTGCTCGGGCGGGAGCAGGCGCAAAGAAGTCTTTGAATTGCGTCGAGGGAGCGAAGAGTCGGGAACGTGGCTGCGTGTGAGTGTAAAAGGGAGCCAGGCATCTGATGGTGGCGCGGTGGTGATCGTGGAGGATGTGACTCAGCAGCGCGCAGCGGAAGAAGCGAGAAAGAATCTGGTGGCGCACACGGTGCATGAGCTGAGAACGCCTCTGACGAATATCAGGTTGTATGTGGAGGAAGCGGTCGAAGCAGGAGAAGACGATGCGAAGCGGCGTGAACAATGTCTGAATGTCATTAATCAGGAGTCGCGGCGGCTGGAGCGTGTGGTGGCAGACATGCTGTCGATGACCGAGATCGAGTCGGGGTCATTGCAGTTGAGGCCTGGAGATGTGAGGCTCGATGCGATCTTCGAGGATCTGCGTGCGGATTACGAGGCAGCGGCGACGGAAAAGGGGATCAGCTTGAGCTTCGTGCTGCCACCGAAGTTGCCGGTGATGTTCGGCGATCGGGAGAAGTTGTCGGTGCTGCTGCACAATTTGTTGGGGAATGCGACGAAGTACACGCCGCGTGGTGGCGTTGTGATGTTGGAGGTAGTGGAGGAGGCTGGTTGGTTGATCGTGAAGGTTGCGGATACGGGGATCGGGATTGACCCGTCGGAGATCGAGCGGATCTTCGAGCGTTTCTATCGGTCGACAGACGTGCGGCTTGGGGAGATCGAGGGAACGGGTCTTGGTCTGACGCTGGCACGCGAAGTGGCGAGGCTGCACGGTGGAGATATTACGGTGGAGTCCGAACTCGAAAAGGGGAGCACCTTCACGGTGAGACTGCCAGTGGGACAGCGTACCGCGGCAGCGGCATAGCGAGGGCTTTGCGATGAAGATCGAACAAAGGCGACATGGAGCGGTGCTGGTGCTGAGACCTGAGGGACCATTGGCGGGGGAAGATGTGCTCGCGTTCACGTCGAGTCTGCGCGCCGGGATGGAGGCAAGCCTTGGGAGACTTGTGATCGATGCCTCGGCGATTCCGTATGTGGATAGCGCGGGGTTGTTGGCGCTTGTCGAGGCTGGTGAGGAAGTCGGCAGTGGCGGGCGGAGCCTGAAGTTGTGCGGAGCCTGCGACACAATGCGAGAGACCTTCGAGTTGACGGAAGTTTCGGATCTCTTCGAGTTCTATGACGACGCGTCGATGGCGGTGCGGAGTTTTCTCTGATGCTGATTTGGACGTGTGTAAGCCGATCTCGCCAGTGCGGGAGGCTTGTGTGACGTGATGAAGTGAGGGTTTGAGTGTGAGTGGTCGGCCGAAGCGCATTGGCGAGATTCTGATCAGCGAGGGCGCGGTCACTGAGGAGCAGCTTGACCGGGCGCTGGCCGAGCAGCGTTCAACCGGGCGGCGTGTCGGGGAGTTGCTGGTTGAGCAGGGGTTGGTTTCGCCGACGGTATTGCTCAATGCGCTGGCGCAGAGCCATGGGGTGCGCGGGTGCCGGCTGCGGCACGGTTTGCTTGACCCGGGATTGCTTGAACTGATCGGAGCAGAGGAAGCAGAGCGGCTGCGGTGCATCCCGATGTTTCGGCTGCGGGATGTGCTGACGGTTGCGATGGTCGATCCGCAGAGTCTGCCCGCGATTGATCGCCTGCGGAAGTTGACGGGACTCACGATCAGGCCGGTACTGGCACTCGAACAGGATGTGCTGGATTACATACGCAAGTATGCGCACGGGGACATCGACGTTGACGAGTTTCTGACGTCACTCTCGGAGACAGATGTTGAGGTTGTCGAGCGTGAGCGGGTTGATGAGCACTCGGCGACGGACCTCGATCGACTGGTCGAGGGCAGCCCGATTGTCAATCTTGTGAACATTGCGCTCCTGACAGCGGTGCGTGACAAGGCGAGTGACATTCACATTGAGCCGAACAAGCGCGGAACGCTGGTTCGGTATCGAGTGGATGGGTTGCTGCGCGATCTGATGAAACCTCCGATCGGAATGCATCAGGCGATTGTGTCGCGTGTGAAGGTGATCGGGAAAATGGACATTGCGGAGAAGAGGCTGCCGCAGGAAGGGCGCGTGCGGATTGTCGCTGAAGCGCGCGAGATCGATCTGCGTGTGTCGAGCATGCCGACGCTGCTGGGCGAGAAGTTGGTGATTCGCATTCTGGACAAGGAGAATTTACACGTTCGGCTGGAAGATCTGGGGTTTCGGATTGATGCGCTGGATGCGTTCAGGCGTGTGCTTCGGCAGCCTCACGGGTTGATTCTGGTGACAGGCCCGACGGGTAGCGGCAAGACGACGACGCTGTATTCGGCGCTGGATCTGCTGCGCAGCCCGGAGCGCAACATCGTGACGGTCGAAGATCCTGTGGAGTATCAGCTTGATCTGGTGAACCAGATTCAGGTGCAGGATGCGATTGGGATGACGTTTGCGCGCGCGCTGCGGAGCATTCTGCGGCAGGACCCGGATGTCATCATGGTCGGAGAAATTCGAGACGAAGAGACGGCGCGTGTTGCGGTGCAGGCGGCGTTGACGGGGCACCTGGTGCTGGCGACGCTGCACACGAATGATGCGCCGGGTGCGGTGGCGAGGCTGGTAGATATGGGTGTTGAGCCGTATCTGCTCTCGGCGGCGTTGCTGGGTGCGGTGGCACAGCGTCTTGCGCGTTCGATCTGTGGGTCGTGCGTGACGAAGTACTATCCGCCGCCGCTGCTGATTGAGGATCTCGGGAGGCCGGAACTGGAGGGGCGTGCGTTCAAGAAGGGGAGCGGGTGTACGCAGTGCCATGACACGGGGTTCAAGGGGCGCTTCGGGGTGTATGAGGTGATGGAAGTGACGCCGGCGATTCGGCGGATGATCTATCGGGCCGCGCCGACGCACGAGATACGAGAGAAGTTGCGAGAGTTTGGCGCGCTGTCGTTGCGTGATGAGGGAATCGCGGCTGCGGTGGAGGGCAAGACGAGCCTCGAAGAAATTGTGCGCGTGACGCACTCGGATGAGGAGGTTGAAACCGGACCAGTGCCTCAGAAGCGAGGTGCGGCATGAAGTTTGTGTTCGAGGCGTTTGATCGAGCGGGAAAGGTTGTGCGTGGGTCAGTTGAGGCCGGCAGCGAAACGGAGGCCACGGAGAAACTTCGCTCACAGGGAATGTTTGTGTCGTCGGTGCAGGAGTTTTCGGCAGGGCGTGCGCGTGGGAAGATGCGGCTGCCATCGGTCAAGAGGCTGCGCGCTCTGGCGATGGTGACGAGGCAGATGTCGCTTCTGATCGCGACGGGTACGACGGTTGTGGACGCGCTTGCTGCGGTTGAGCGGCAGGTCAAGGACCAGAAGGTACGGCAGACAATCGGCGCGGTGCGTTCGAGGGTGGAAGAGGGCGCGAGTTTATCTGAGGCAATGGGCGCGCATCCAGAATTGTTCGACACGGTGTCGTGCAGCCTGGTACACGCTGGCGAGACGGGCGGCGGGATGGAGGGGATGCTTGAGCGTCTCGCGGGGCTGGCGCGACAGCAGGAGAAACTGGTGTCGTCGGTGATCGGGTCGATGGTGTATCCGCTGCTGCTGATTGTGGTGTCGGTATCGGTGATTGTCTTGATGATGACGTTTGTGCTGCCACGATTTACCGAGATGTTTGAGGCGCTCGATGCGCCGCTGCCCGCGACGACGCAGCTGCTGATGACGGTCAGCGATTTCATGCGAACATATTGGATGGGAATTATTCCGGCAATTGGAATCGGGGGTTTTGTGGCGTGGCGAGCGATTGGCACGGATAAGGGTCGTGAGCGAGCCGAGAAGGTGCTGCTGCGCACGCCGGGAATCGGAAAGATTGCGATCAGTCTGGTGGTGGCACGGATGGTCAGGTTGCTTGGGGTGCTTATTGAGGCGCGGGTGCCGTTGCTCGAGGCACTGGAGTTGACGCGGGCGTCGGTGCAGAGCCGGCATTTTTGCGCGCTGCTCGAGGGTGCAGCTGAGAAGGTGTCGCAGGGTGAAACGCTGAGCAGTGCGTTCGAAGGTGATGCGCTGGTACCGGTGTCGGTGTCGGAATCGATCGGGAATGGTGAGAAATCTGGTCGGCTTGCGAGCGTGATGACGAGTCTTGCCGAGTTCATGGATGAGGACAACGAGGTGGTGGTGCGTTCGTTGTCGAGCATTGTCGAGCCGGTGATTCTGGTGGTGCTGGGCGTGGTGGTGGGATTTGTGGCGATCAGCATGTTCCTGCCATTGTTTGATCTGACGTCGATGACACAGCAGGGCGGTGGGAAATAATGTCGCGTGGGCATCAGATCGGGCTGGACATTGGTCGCGGGCGCGTGAAGGTTGCCCAGCGTGATGGGCAGGGGCGGATCGTTCGCCTTGCATCGATGCGTCGTCGCGATGGGCAGGGCGTGATCGGGGATGACGCTGAGTTGATTGCCGATGCGCTCGAACGCAAGGGTTTCGACCGGCATCCGGTGGTCGTTGGAGCGTGCATGACCGAAGCACGGATCGACGAGATTGAGTTGCCCGTGCTGGCGTCGAGTGCTCCGGTTGAAAGGCTTGTGCGTGGCGAAGTGGCGAGGCTTGCGCGCTGGAAGAATGATGAGTATGTTGCGTCGTGGTGGGCGATACCGCCTGCGATGCGGACGCCACCGACGAGCGCGATGCTGGTTGTGTCGTGTCCGAACAGTGTGAGCGAAGCGTGGGCCGAGCCTCTGGCGCGCGCGGGTCTGGATGTTGTGGCGGTGGACGTTCGTCAGGGGGCGATCGTGCGTGCGTGCAGCATGAAGGCCCAGGCTGCGGGGTTGATGCTGGTTGCGGATATCGGGTGGGGTTCGACCGAACTCTCAGCCTGGATGTGTGGCGAATTGGTGTTTGTGCGATCGCTCGAAGGACGCGGGCTTGAATCTGCGTCGGCGTTGCTGGCCAACGTCGAGTGTGATCGAGTGATGGCATTTGAACGGTTGGTGCTTGAGAGTGAGAAGCCGGTCAACGCGTGTACTGCGCGATGGGTGAGGCGTGTCGAGGGATCAGTAGGGAATCTCGGGCTGGAAATCTCACGCGAGATCGAAAAGACGCTGGTGTACCTGACGCGCCGGTTTGGCGGGTCGGATGTGGCGCGGACCTGGGTTGCGGGCGGTGGTGCTGGTGTTGGGCGGATGATGAGGGTGATTGAGGATCGGCTCGGCGCGATCGGGATCTGCAAGCCTTTGGAGTTGATGGAAGTCGTTGGTCAAGCGGCGACACACGGCGCGGACCCGATGTTCGTGACGGCGTGCGGGCTTGCGCAGTGGGGTGGGGGGAACACATGACGGCGATCAATCTGCTTGCGCCGCGGCGTGTGATGGAGCGAGAAACGCGACTGCGACGGAACCGATGGACCATGGCCATGAGCGCGGCGGTCGCAGTGGCTGGCGGAGCAATTGCATGGGCGCAGGGAACACGGGTGCAATCGCATGAACTGCGCGTTGAGGCGTCGCGGTTGGAAGAAGAGATCGGGAGGCTTGCGGTCGTGGCCGAAGCACAGGAGATGTCGCTCTCGGAGCGTGAGGTGCAAGTGCAGGTGCTGCGGCGCGTGGCGAGGCAGCCGGACTGGTCGGGAGTGCTCGATCTGCTCGGGAGTTGGTGCGGTACCGCGACGCGGCTTGAAACCGTGACGATGCGCATGGAGTCGGGTCGGTCGCGGTTCGTGATCGTGGTCGTCGGTGTGAGTGAGAGTCAGGAGAAAGTTTCGGCGTTTGTCGATGAGACCGCACGGAGCGGGCTGTTCGAGTCGATTGTGCTCGGCGGGACGCGGCGTGTGGAAGGGATTGGGATGCTCGGCACGCGATTCGAGTTAACGTTTGAACTTGCGGGACATCGAGCACAATCGGAGGCGCTGCGATGATGGGGCGTGA
This region of Phycisphaeraceae bacterium genomic DNA includes:
- a CDS encoding flagellar basal body P-ring protein FlgI, whose amino-acid sequence is MRNNRALFAILFLFVCTACAHPATVREIARIKGQGESILHGIALVGGLSGTGDSGKDLVLARPLAQTLANLGNQIPNFEELRNSKSMALVMVTCVIPDTGAEVDDTFDIQLSVINSASSLRGGELWVAPLTAAVPGGEVYAFAQGTIIIEDSATPTVARVRGGARIVRPIRTTPAVTHAFDLIIHKHFSGWTAASQVASQINQQYLLTSKKLSEPVAVVLNERAIRINIPENERANPAAFVGDVLSAEINTTMLGLPAMVVVNSRSGGIVVTGDVEISPAIITHGGLTITTTTPPPVPTPDAPLIERRQWAPITTETSQTRQARLQDLLRAFEQLDVPSRDQIEILQMLHRAGKLHARLVIE
- a CDS encoding PAS domain S-box protein; the protein is MAGEPAEMSTSRGSRRESVSAARLLTVIGVLSVIAAGAAGVLWVWRESGEIAIELIGVCVGGAIAVGVCGARVMQRGRATDAVSSSLRAYAGGVREVACLSVADSLGPIGAAYNALLAERDRIEAIEAAEALARVEGEERSSAEGLQGALDAMWSGVMVFGRDGLLEMMNGAAGVLLGINRSESVGQGVRVVMRDESMASATERVCSGGSRRKEVFELRRGSEESGTWLRVSVKGSQASDGGAVVIVEDVTQQRAAEEARKNLVAHTVHELRTPLTNIRLYVEEAVEAGEDDAKRREQCLNVINQESRRLERVVADMLSMTEIESGSLQLRPGDVRLDAIFEDLRADYEAAATEKGISLSFVLPPKLPVMFGDREKLSVLLHNLLGNATKYTPRGGVVMLEVVEEAGWLIVKVADTGIGIDPSEIERIFERFYRSTDVRLGEIEGTGLGLTLAREVARLHGGDITVESELEKGSTFTVRLPVGQRTAAAA
- a CDS encoding STAS domain-containing protein, with protein sequence MKIEQRRHGAVLVLRPEGPLAGEDVLAFTSSLRAGMEASLGRLVIDASAIPYVDSAGLLALVEAGEEVGSGGRSLKLCGACDTMRETFELTEVSDLFEFYDDASMAVRSFL
- the tadA gene encoding Flp pilus assembly complex ATPase component TadA, which gives rise to MSGRPKRIGEILISEGAVTEEQLDRALAEQRSTGRRVGELLVEQGLVSPTVLLNALAQSHGVRGCRLRHGLLDPGLLELIGAEEAERLRCIPMFRLRDVLTVAMVDPQSLPAIDRLRKLTGLTIRPVLALEQDVLDYIRKYAHGDIDVDEFLTSLSETDVEVVERERVDEHSATDLDRLVEGSPIVNLVNIALLTAVRDKASDIHIEPNKRGTLVRYRVDGLLRDLMKPPIGMHQAIVSRVKVIGKMDIAEKRLPQEGRVRIVAEAREIDLRVSSMPTLLGEKLVIRILDKENLHVRLEDLGFRIDALDAFRRVLRQPHGLILVTGPTGSGKTTTLYSALDLLRSPERNIVTVEDPVEYQLDLVNQIQVQDAIGMTFARALRSILRQDPDVIMVGEIRDEETARVAVQAALTGHLVLATLHTNDAPGAVARLVDMGVEPYLLSAALLGAVAQRLARSICGSCVTKYYPPPLLIEDLGRPELEGRAFKKGSGCTQCHDTGFKGRFGVYEVMEVTPAIRRMIYRAAPTHEIREKLREFGALSLRDEGIAAAVEGKTSLEEIVRVTHSDEEVETGPVPQKRGAA
- a CDS encoding type II secretion system F family protein, with the translated sequence MKFVFEAFDRAGKVVRGSVEAGSETEATEKLRSQGMFVSSVQEFSAGRARGKMRLPSVKRLRALAMVTRQMSLLIATGTTVVDALAAVERQVKDQKVRQTIGAVRSRVEEGASLSEAMGAHPELFDTVSCSLVHAGETGGGMEGMLERLAGLARQQEKLVSSVIGSMVYPLLLIVVSVSVIVLMMTFVLPRFTEMFEALDAPLPATTQLLMTVSDFMRTYWMGIIPAIGIGGFVAWRAIGTDKGRERAEKVLLRTPGIGKIAISLVVARMVRLLGVLIEARVPLLEALELTRASVQSRHFCALLEGAAEKVSQGETLSSAFEGDALVPVSVSESIGNGEKSGRLASVMTSLAEFMDEDNEVVVRSLSSIVEPVILVVLGVVVGFVAISMFLPLFDLTSMTQQGGGK